One stretch of Amycolatopsis sp. NBC_00345 DNA includes these proteins:
- a CDS encoding DUF4192 domain-containing protein, whose translation MTTSTPPGSARPVLTDPAQLIVALPYLLGFTPADSLVLLGHRPPGTGIGLIVRADLPPQDLFAYQAEALAPRFRAATHFGVTAVIVGGRAGPGGRPPFAEFVAELRRALSEHDLPLLHPLWTAAIEEDAPWACYRDQDCRGMLPDPRGTVIAAATTSAGLVSFPSREHVAALLEPRSPEAIVRRTALLGRAEQPPWDTEDVVSAAAAAVRAAFVRRRSGIDQLDDEQAVRLAYALTIKPVRDACLATAAPPGTGVALEAEGLWLSLVQELPAPHRAEAACLLAYTTLLRGEGALAGMALDNALEASPGHLLAQLLHAAWNHGTDPARLAGLAAGSEVDLGLEHTGDG comes from the coding sequence GTGACCACCTCGACCCCGCCGGGCTCGGCCCGGCCTGTTCTCACCGACCCTGCCCAGCTGATCGTGGCGCTCCCGTACCTGCTCGGGTTCACCCCCGCGGACTCACTCGTCCTGCTCGGGCACCGGCCGCCCGGTACCGGCATCGGCCTGATCGTGCGGGCGGACCTGCCACCCCAGGACCTGTTCGCGTACCAGGCCGAAGCGCTCGCCCCGCGCTTCCGGGCCGCCACTCATTTCGGCGTCACCGCCGTCATCGTCGGCGGCCGCGCCGGACCCGGTGGGCGGCCGCCGTTCGCGGAGTTCGTCGCCGAACTCCGGCGGGCGCTGAGCGAGCACGACCTGCCGCTGCTCCATCCACTGTGGACGGCCGCGATCGAGGAAGACGCGCCCTGGGCGTGTTACCGCGACCAAGACTGCCGCGGCATGCTCCCGGACCCCCGTGGCACGGTCATCGCCGCCGCCACGACCAGCGCGGGGTTGGTGTCGTTCCCGAGCCGCGAGCACGTGGCCGCGTTGCTGGAGCCGCGTTCGCCGGAGGCGATCGTCCGCCGGACGGCACTGCTCGGGCGCGCTGAGCAGCCACCCTGGGACACCGAGGACGTGGTCTCCGCGGCGGCCGCCGCGGTCCGCGCGGCCTTCGTGCGGAGACGAAGCGGCATCGACCAGCTCGACGACGAGCAGGCGGTGCGCCTCGCGTACGCCCTCACGATCAAGCCGGTCCGCGACGCCTGCCTCGCGACGGCCGCGCCGCCGGGCACCGGCGTGGCCCTGGAGGCGGAAGGCCTGTGGCTCTCGCTGGTCCAGGAACTGCCCGCGCCGCACCGTGCCGAGGCCGCCTGCCTGCTCGCCTACACGACCTTGCTCCGCGGCGAGGGCGCGCTAGCCGGGATGGCCCTGGACAACGCCCTCGAAGCGAGCCCCGGCCACCTGCTCGCCCAATTGCTGCACGCGGCGTGGAACCACGGCACCGACCCCGCGAGGCTCGCGGGCCTCGCGGCCGGGTCCGAAGTGGACCTCGGCCTCGAGCACACCGGGGACGGATGA
- the galE gene encoding UDP-glucose 4-epimerase GalE, with protein MTDQQSPLKLIVTGGAGYVGSVCAARLIEAGHQVTVVDDLSTGHADAVHPDARFIQGDAATVAADILGEGFDGVLHFAAKSLVGESMTDPAKYWEGNVVTSLRLLEAMKANGTPRLVFSSTAATYGEPESSPIPETAPTQPTNTYGASKLAIDHAITSFARAHGLAAVSLRYFNVAGAYNAFGERHTTETHLIPLVLQVATGDREHISIYGDDYPTPDQTAVRDYIHVVDLADAHQLALRHATAGEHRIYNLGSGTGFSVLEVVEACRKVTGHPIPAVVAPRRTGDPSVLVASSAKAGQELGWKPERTDLMGIVSDAWEFTRARQS; from the coding sequence GTGACCGACCAGCAGAGCCCCCTGAAACTGATCGTCACGGGCGGCGCCGGGTACGTGGGCAGTGTGTGCGCCGCGCGGCTCATCGAAGCCGGTCACCAGGTCACCGTCGTGGACGACCTGTCCACCGGCCACGCCGACGCCGTGCACCCCGACGCCCGCTTCATCCAGGGCGACGCCGCCACGGTGGCCGCCGACATCCTCGGCGAGGGCTTCGACGGCGTCCTGCACTTCGCCGCGAAGTCGCTGGTCGGCGAGTCGATGACGGACCCGGCGAAGTACTGGGAGGGCAACGTCGTCACCTCGCTGCGCCTGCTCGAGGCCATGAAGGCCAACGGCACGCCGCGCCTGGTGTTCTCCTCCACCGCCGCCACGTACGGCGAGCCGGAGTCGTCGCCGATCCCGGAGACCGCGCCGACGCAGCCGACCAACACCTACGGCGCGTCCAAGCTCGCGATCGACCACGCCATCACCAGCTTCGCGCGCGCCCACGGCCTGGCCGCCGTCAGCCTGCGCTACTTCAACGTCGCGGGCGCGTACAACGCCTTCGGCGAGCGGCACACCACCGAAACCCATCTCATCCCCCTCGTCCTTCAGGTCGCCACCGGCGACCGCGAGCACATCTCCATCTACGGCGACGACTACCCGACGCCCGACCAGACGGCAGTCCGCGACTACATCCACGTCGTCGACCTCGCCGACGCCCACCAGCTGGCCCTGCGCCACGCCACGGCGGGCGAGCACCGCATCTACAACCTGGGCAGCGGCACCGGGTTCTCGGTCCTCGAGGTCGTCGAGGCCTGCCGGAAGGTGACCGGCCACCCGATCCCGGCCGTCGTGGCCCCGCGCCGCACCGGCGACCCGTCGGTGCTCGTCGCCTCCAGCGCGAAAGCCGGCCAGGAGCTCGGCTGGAAGCCGGAGCGCACCGACCTCATGGGCATCGTGTCCGACGCCTGGGAGTTCACCCGCGCCCGGCAGTCCTGA
- the galK gene encoding galactokinase — MSPATDAAEAFHRIHGRAPAGVWSAPGRVNLIGEHTDYNDGFVLPFALPHRLAAAGTPREDGVLNVATLGDDGQLQQSGPLEIASLEPRSVAGWAAYPAGVAWVLRDHGYAAGADLVIAGDVPSGAGLSSSHALECAVTLALLGLAGVEVDGDTPGAPDRAQIALWVQRSENDYVGAPTGLLDQTASLCCTESCVLFLDVRSGEMEQVPFPLAEAGVRILIMDTRTKHSHAEGGYGERRRGTERAAELLGVKALRDVTLEGLPAALAQLPDELAPLVRHVVTENQRVLDVVALLRQDKLAEIGPYLDASHVSMRDDYRISTTELDLAVDSARSAGALGARMTGGGFGGSAIALVREADLETVRSAVETAFESAGLRRPRTFTAVPSRGAGRDEV; from the coding sequence CGGATTCACGGCCGGGCCCCGGCCGGGGTCTGGTCCGCGCCGGGCCGGGTCAACCTGATCGGCGAGCACACCGACTACAACGACGGGTTCGTGCTGCCCTTCGCCCTGCCCCACCGCCTGGCCGCGGCCGGGACGCCGCGCGAGGACGGGGTGCTGAACGTCGCCACCCTCGGCGACGACGGACAGCTCCAGCAGTCCGGCCCGCTCGAGATCGCGTCGCTGGAGCCCCGGTCCGTCGCGGGCTGGGCGGCCTATCCCGCGGGCGTCGCCTGGGTGCTGCGCGACCATGGTTACGCCGCGGGCGCCGACCTGGTCATCGCCGGTGACGTGCCATCGGGCGCGGGCCTGTCCTCCTCGCACGCGCTGGAGTGCGCCGTGACGCTGGCCCTGCTGGGCCTCGCCGGCGTAGAGGTCGACGGCGACACGCCCGGAGCGCCGGACCGGGCGCAGATCGCCCTCTGGGTGCAGCGTTCCGAGAACGACTACGTCGGCGCCCCCACCGGGCTCCTCGACCAGACGGCCTCGCTGTGCTGCACCGAGTCGTGCGTGCTGTTCCTCGACGTCCGCTCGGGCGAGATGGAGCAGGTCCCGTTCCCGCTGGCCGAGGCCGGCGTGCGGATCCTGATCATGGACACCCGCACCAAGCACTCCCACGCCGAGGGCGGCTACGGCGAGCGCCGCCGCGGCACCGAGCGAGCCGCCGAGCTGCTCGGCGTCAAGGCACTGCGCGACGTGACGCTCGAGGGCCTGCCCGCCGCGCTGGCCCAGCTGCCGGACGAGCTCGCCCCCCTGGTGCGCCACGTGGTCACCGAGAACCAGCGGGTGCTCGACGTGGTCGCGTTGCTGCGCCAGGACAAGCTGGCCGAGATCGGCCCGTACCTCGACGCTTCGCACGTGAGCATGCGCGACGACTACCGCATCTCCACCACCGAACTCGACCTCGCGGTCGACTCCGCCCGGTCGGCGGGCGCGCTGGGCGCCCGGATGACCGGCGGCGGCTTCGGCGGCTCGGCCATCGCGCTGGTGCGTGAGGCCGACCTGGAAACGGTCCGCTCCGCCGTGGAGACCGCGTTCGAAAGCGCCGGCCTCCGCCGCCCGCGGACGTTCACGGCCGTTCCTTCCCGAGGCGCCGGGCGCGACGAGGTCTGA